A portion of the Deltaproteobacteria bacterium genome contains these proteins:
- a CDS encoding deoxyribonuclease IV, with the protein MAKKTSAPQGPLLGSHMSIAGGVDKALLQGKEVGCDTIQIFTKSSRQWASKPLSEEEIGHFHAAKQSTGITTVVAHDSYLYNFAAPDDALRKKSINGLIDEMHRCEVLGIPYLIAHPGAHVGTGEAAGIATIARSIDEMHRACAGFTTKLALEITAGQGSNLGYRFQQVQQMIDATQAPERLRVCFDTEHAFAAGYDLRTKDGYDRTFAEFDETIGLDVLVAFHINDAKKDLGCRVDRHEHIGQGFLGLDAFRLLMNDRRFWGLPMCLETPKSADCHEDRDNLATLRGLLAS; encoded by the coding sequence ATGGCGAAAAAAACCTCAGCACCGCAAGGGCCGCTGCTCGGCTCGCACATGTCCATTGCCGGCGGCGTGGATAAAGCCCTCCTTCAAGGCAAAGAAGTTGGCTGCGACACCATCCAAATTTTCACCAAGTCCTCTCGGCAGTGGGCGAGCAAACCGCTGAGCGAGGAGGAAATCGGCCATTTTCACGCCGCGAAACAATCGACCGGAATCACCACCGTGGTCGCTCACGATTCGTATCTCTACAATTTCGCTGCCCCGGACGATGCCCTGCGGAAAAAATCCATCAACGGCCTTATCGACGAAATGCACCGTTGCGAGGTGCTCGGTATTCCCTATCTCATTGCCCATCCCGGTGCGCATGTCGGCACCGGCGAAGCTGCCGGTATTGCTACCATCGCCCGTTCGATCGACGAGATGCACAGAGCCTGCGCCGGATTTACGACTAAGCTCGCGCTGGAGATCACCGCCGGACAAGGCTCGAACCTGGGGTATCGGTTTCAGCAGGTCCAGCAGATGATCGATGCAACGCAAGCACCCGAGCGATTGCGCGTCTGCTTCGACACCGAGCATGCCTTCGCCGCCGGGTACGATTTACGCACCAAAGACGGCTACGATCGCACCTTCGCCGAGTTCGACGAAACCATCGGGCTCGACGTGCTGGTGGCCTTTCATATTAACGACGCCAAGAAGGACCTCGGCTGCCGCGTGGACCGTCACGAACATATCGGGCAGGGATTTCTCGGCCTCGACGCCTTTCGTTTGCTCATGAACGACCGGCGCTTCTGGGGGCTGCCAATGTGTCTGGAAACGCCCAAGAGCGCAGACTGCCACGAAGACCGGGACAATCTGGCGACGTTGCGCGGGTTGCTTGCCTCTTAG
- a CDS encoding MaoC family dehydratase N-terminal domain-containing protein: protein MALEFDRSIIGKVFDETSFPAVTTEEIVDYAVSLGETNPLYTDEVAAATGPHGGLIASPTFVTKLRAQKFTPEHLPKFGKVGFDGGRDLELHAPVRPGDELVMLSTIHDIYEKTGRTGSMYFIVIRNEVRNQKGETVAVIDHRIMQR, encoded by the coding sequence ATGGCTCTTGAATTCGACCGCTCCATTATCGGCAAAGTCTTTGACGAAACTTCCTTCCCGGCGGTGACCACAGAAGAAATCGTCGATTATGCCGTCTCGCTGGGCGAGACCAATCCGCTGTATACCGATGAAGTCGCTGCCGCCACAGGCCCGCATGGCGGGTTAATCGCCTCCCCGACGTTTGTGACCAAACTTCGCGCCCAGAAATTTACCCCTGAGCATCTGCCCAAGTTTGGGAAAGTCGGGTTTGACGGCGGACGCGACTTGGAACTTCATGCGCCAGTGCGACCTGGCGACGAGCTGGTCATGCTGAGCACAATTCACGACATCTACGAGAAAACCGGTCGCACCGGGTCTATGTACTTCATTGTCATTCGCAATGAAGTGCGCAACCAAAAAGGCGAAACGGTCGCGGTGATCGACCACAGGATTATGCAACGATGA
- a CDS encoding alpha/beta hydrolase: protein MPTKYVDVDGYAVNYFHTGRTTLPDVMPDTSKGKVLLYLHGAGSNGHFGHKMLDLLSAQHSPFSLDYPGHGRSSGTESLKSVTAYSELIYGFWKKLGMRPAYLIGHSMGGAVSMDLALRHPDMVEGLILTCTAAKFNITDERANIWKEVMQGRAGQPFTKDSCSPATPMNIVQEGWMEQIQTDPRVRYFDLVACQKVDLTAKLGEIRKPTLVLAGQDDQGTPVVQSELLRDRIAGAKLVVVPQAGHWLPIEKPQEACDAILSFLN from the coding sequence ATGCCAACAAAATATGTGGACGTAGACGGCTACGCGGTGAATTATTTTCACACCGGCCGTACGACGCTGCCCGATGTGATGCCGGATACCAGCAAAGGTAAAGTCTTGCTCTATCTGCATGGCGCGGGCAGCAATGGCCATTTCGGTCACAAAATGCTCGACCTGCTGTCGGCGCAACACAGTCCGTTTTCGCTGGACTACCCGGGCCATGGCCGCTCCAGCGGTACGGAAAGCCTTAAAAGCGTGACAGCGTACAGCGAACTTATTTACGGGTTCTGGAAGAAGTTGGGGATGCGGCCCGCATATCTGATCGGCCACTCTATGGGTGGCGCGGTCTCGATGGATCTGGCGCTGCGCCATCCGGACATGGTCGAGGGGCTCATCCTCACCTGTACGGCGGCGAAGTTTAACATTACCGATGAACGCGCGAATATCTGGAAGGAAGTGATGCAGGGCCGCGCCGGGCAGCCGTTCACCAAAGATTCTTGCTCGCCGGCAACGCCAATGAATATCGTCCAGGAAGGGTGGATGGAGCAAATCCAGACTGACCCTCGTGTTCGTTATTTCGATCTCGTTGCGTGTCAGAAGGTGGACCTGACCGCTAAGCTCGGGGAAATTCGCAAGCCAACGCTGGTGTTAGCCGGGCAGGATGACCAAGGCACGCCGGTGGTGCAGAGCGAGCTGCTCAGGGACCGTATTGCCGGTGCCAAGCTGGTTGTCGTTCCGCAAGCCGGGCATTGGCTACCCATCGAAAAACCGCAGGAAGCGTGTGACGCCATCCTGTCGTTCCTGAACTGA
- a CDS encoding CDP-alcohol phosphatidyltransferase family protein, which produces MLVAAVIVGSAESLSPLTQFGGLSLVKRAVLTAQKSGAHTCYLYVAGDTHAMRRELQEDARVTSRLVWNEAPEEQASAHDTSSDLWLLCPVDTIFRHPVVQQLLQNPPPGHPLVVRASGTEPLLALLPARDGLQLCREFAEGKLLRETSVVADPEAHWVPPPPGQFVRRLQRATDVPALEHDLLCSLENVRDGVVDKHLNRKLSRPVTRWLLRTPITPNQITLLAGAMSLVGACCFLPGGYLGPVLGALFLQWSAVLDCCDGEVARIKFMESPLGDALDIVCDTVGALAIFLGIGVAVSKNGASEHALLLGGVLALGGLLAFPLVTLAEKTEAEGIQRGGWEDILIQKVLINLTNRDYSLLILLSAVVGQLGWFLWGAAIGSHVFWMVLAWLLARAGRFALVRDAWGRKR; this is translated from the coding sequence ATGCTTGTGGCGGCTGTCATTGTTGGATCGGCGGAAAGTCTCTCCCCTCTTACGCAGTTTGGGGGGCTGTCTCTCGTCAAACGCGCGGTGCTCACTGCGCAAAAATCTGGAGCGCACACCTGTTACCTCTACGTTGCCGGCGATACCCACGCCATGCGGCGCGAATTGCAGGAAGATGCGCGCGTCACCAGCCGACTAGTCTGGAACGAGGCTCCCGAAGAACAGGCATCTGCTCACGACACCTCGTCGGACCTGTGGCTTCTTTGCCCGGTCGATACCATCTTCCGCCATCCTGTGGTTCAGCAGCTTTTGCAGAATCCACCACCAGGGCATCCTCTTGTTGTCCGCGCGAGCGGTACCGAGCCTCTCCTTGCTCTTCTGCCCGCACGCGACGGCCTCCAGCTTTGCCGGGAATTTGCCGAAGGAAAGCTCTTACGCGAGACGAGCGTTGTCGCCGATCCCGAGGCCCATTGGGTTCCCCCTCCGCCCGGACAGTTCGTCCGCCGTTTGCAACGAGCGACCGATGTTCCTGCGTTGGAGCACGATCTTTTGTGCTCTCTGGAAAATGTGCGCGACGGCGTGGTCGACAAGCATCTCAATCGGAAGTTGTCGCGGCCTGTGACCCGGTGGTTACTCCGCACGCCGATAACGCCGAATCAAATCACGCTCCTGGCCGGAGCGATGAGCTTGGTGGGAGCGTGCTGTTTCTTGCCCGGCGGGTATCTTGGTCCGGTGCTCGGTGCGCTCTTCCTGCAATGGTCGGCGGTATTGGACTGCTGCGATGGAGAAGTGGCCCGCATCAAGTTTATGGAGTCGCCGCTGGGTGACGCCCTCGATATCGTCTGCGACACTGTCGGCGCGCTCGCCATCTTTCTCGGCATCGGCGTGGCGGTGTCGAAAAACGGCGCTTCCGAGCATGCTTTGCTGCTGGGCGGTGTATTGGCGCTGGGCGGTCTGCTCGCGTTTCCATTAGTGACCTTGGCGGAGAAGACAGAAGCCGAGGGAATCCAACGCGGCGGTTGGGAAGATATCCTGATCCAAAAAGTATTGATCAATCTGACCAATCGTGACTATTCCCTCCTGATTTTGCTCAGTGCGGTGGTGGGGCAGTTAGGTTGGTTTTTATGGGGAGCCGCGATTGGGTCGCATGTGTTCTGGATGGTGTTGGCGTGGCTACTCGCGCGCGCAGGCCGCTTTGCTCTCGTGCGCGACGCCTGGGGAAGGAAGAGATGA
- a CDS encoding CYTH domain-containing protein, which translates to MPNEIELKLLIAPADIPRLQRHPLLKALTQRKLPTQRLLSIYYDTPELTLHRHRIAVRLRRVGRQWLQTVKTAGRVVAGLHERLECEYPATKGVLDFTPLTDPALQSFFADAALRRALQPVFVTEFSRACRLLSWPNGDTVEFALDRGEIHTGDRRQPISEVELELKAGASERLFALAAALQATIPLQPSDISKAERGYRLMTLPSTGATAAPRGSDS; encoded by the coding sequence ATGCCCAACGAAATCGAACTCAAACTGCTGATTGCTCCAGCGGATATTCCACGTTTGCAACGCCATCCGTTGTTGAAGGCACTCACCCAGCGGAAGCTGCCGACCCAGCGGCTGCTGAGTATCTATTACGACACGCCGGAGCTGACGCTCCACCGACACCGCATCGCCGTGCGGCTGCGGCGGGTGGGACGCCAGTGGCTGCAAACCGTAAAAACCGCAGGGCGTGTGGTCGCCGGGTTGCATGAACGTCTGGAATGTGAATATCCCGCCACCAAGGGCGTCTTGGATTTTACTCCTCTTACCGACCCGGCTCTGCAATCGTTCTTCGCCGACGCCGCCCTGCGCCGCGCGCTTCAGCCGGTGTTCGTCACCGAATTTTCGCGTGCGTGCCGGCTCCTCTCTTGGCCCAACGGCGATACGGTGGAATTTGCGCTGGATCGCGGCGAAATCCACACGGGAGACCGGCGGCAGCCGATCAGCGAGGTGGAGTTGGAGCTGAAGGCTGGCGCGTCGGAACGCCTCTTCGCTCTGGCGGCGGCGCTGCAAGCGACGATTCCCTTGCAGCCTTCGGACATCAGTAAAGCGGAACGCGGCTACCGGCTCATGACACTGCCATCCACCGGTGCGACGGCTGCTCCCAGAGGAAGCGACTCTTGA
- a CDS encoding PHP domain-containing protein, whose protein sequence is MAHILDLHLHSEASDDSRAPVEAYLKWLARKRDERPLEGLVLTEHRQFHAAGEYRELEDKYGVLILKASEVETDYGHVLVYGVNDDILKRFDFKNVRLPAQEVITEVARLGGIAMPCHPGRPTIGLIEHYGKRPPLEGVMGVEALNGGSKKGENERVAELIRQYGYHAFGGSDSHLVSFVGLCATEFDRDIKNMDDLVEALRVGGYRPVDFRSPRPQTQAAPEV, encoded by the coding sequence ATGGCACACATCCTAGACCTCCATCTCCATTCCGAAGCTTCGGACGACAGCCGCGCTCCGGTTGAAGCCTACCTGAAATGGCTCGCCCGCAAACGCGACGAACGTCCGCTGGAAGGATTGGTCTTAACCGAACATCGGCAGTTTCACGCCGCCGGGGAGTATCGCGAGCTGGAAGATAAATATGGCGTACTGATCCTCAAGGCGTCTGAAGTCGAAACCGACTACGGTCATGTGTTGGTCTATGGTGTGAACGACGACATTCTCAAGCGCTTCGACTTCAAAAATGTCCGTCTGCCCGCGCAAGAAGTCATCACCGAAGTGGCGCGCCTGGGCGGGATCGCCATGCCGTGCCATCCCGGGCGTCCCACCATCGGCTTGATCGAGCATTATGGAAAGCGTCCCCCCCTGGAAGGCGTGATGGGAGTAGAAGCGCTCAACGGTGGCAGTAAAAAAGGCGAGAACGAGCGCGTTGCCGAGCTGATTCGCCAATATGGCTATCACGCGTTCGGCGGTAGCGACTCGCACTTGGTCAGCTTCGTTGGGCTCTGTGCGACGGAATTCGACCGCGATATCAAGAACATGGACGATTTGGTGGAAGCCTTGCGGGTTGGCGGTTATCGGCCCGTGGATTTTCGCTCCCCACGCCCGCAGACTCAGGCCGCACCCGAGGTATAA
- a CDS encoding thiolase yields MSIQGKAAIAGVYEHPLRWAPHKTQYQIMAESGRGALEDAGLTLKDVDGLFTSGVSGMGIVSLAEHLNLNPSYLDSNSIGGSSFVSHTGHAAAAIAAGYCNVALILYGSKWSSDRFAIGTGGAGGGDPSEQFENCYGPTTVGDYALTAQRHMHEFGTTSEQLAEIAVVTRRHASLNPLAKFRDPITVQDVLTSRLVSSPLHLLDCCMISDGGGAIVVTSAERARDLRKKPVQILSAAESCYHTSAGMRDLTDAAAKQSGPTALARASVAHKDIDMAMVYDSFTITVLVTLESLGFCKKGEGGSFIQNGRIGLGGELPINTDGGGLSSNHPGMRGIFLVIEATKQLRGECGERQVKDCQLAFCHGTGGTLGLRHSGASLVLGI; encoded by the coding sequence ATGAGCATTCAAGGAAAAGCGGCTATTGCCGGCGTGTACGAACATCCGTTGCGCTGGGCGCCTCACAAAACCCAGTACCAAATCATGGCCGAGAGTGGGCGCGGCGCGCTGGAAGATGCCGGGCTGACGCTGAAGGATGTGGACGGGCTGTTCACCTCGGGCGTGAGCGGCATGGGCATCGTCTCTCTCGCCGAACACCTCAACCTCAACCCGAGCTATTTGGACTCCAACTCGATCGGTGGTTCCTCCTTCGTGTCGCATACCGGCCATGCTGCTGCCGCGATTGCCGCCGGGTATTGCAACGTCGCGCTGATTCTCTACGGCAGCAAATGGTCGTCGGATCGTTTCGCTATCGGCACCGGTGGTGCCGGTGGTGGCGATCCTTCCGAGCAATTCGAGAACTGCTATGGACCGACCACGGTTGGCGACTACGCTTTGACGGCGCAGCGTCACATGCACGAATTCGGCACGACAAGTGAGCAACTGGCGGAGATCGCCGTCGTCACGCGTCGTCATGCTTCGCTTAATCCACTAGCGAAATTTCGCGATCCGATCACGGTGCAAGATGTCCTGACCTCGCGCTTAGTCTCCTCGCCGCTGCATTTGCTCGATTGCTGCATGATTTCCGACGGTGGCGGTGCCATCGTGGTGACCTCGGCGGAACGGGCGCGCGATCTACGCAAAAAGCCGGTGCAGATCCTCAGTGCGGCAGAATCTTGTTATCACACCAGCGCCGGCATGCGTGACCTAACGGATGCGGCGGCGAAACAGTCCGGACCCACGGCGCTCGCGCGCGCTAGTGTGGCCCACAAGGATATCGACATGGCGATGGTCTACGATTCTTTCACCATCACCGTGTTGGTGACGCTCGAAAGTCTGGGGTTCTGCAAAAAAGGCGAAGGCGGCTCCTTCATCCAGAACGGACGGATTGGATTAGGAGGAGAGCTGCCGATCAATACCGATGGCGGCGGATTGTCGTCCAACCATCCCGGCATGCGCGGCATCTTTCTGGTCATCGAAGCGACCAAGCAACTGCGTGGTGAATGCGGCGAACGTCAGGTCAAAGATTGTCAGTTGGCCTTCTGCCACGGCACCGGCGGCACGCTCGGGCTGAGGCATAGCGGCGCATCGCTCGTTCTTGGAATCTGA
- a CDS encoding Uma2 family endonuclease has translation MVAVAHQIEPLAFDDKAPLVIRLRPAIEMTDDQFFEFCQLNADLRIERTAHGEIEIMPPTGWKTGGRNADIVIQLGIWAKQDGRGVVTDSSGGFTLPNSAVRAPDASWTERSRAEALPEEQQEKFIPLCPDFVIELRSPSDSLGVLQAKMQEYVENGARLGWLIDPILRRVSVYRPGLAVETFDHPETLSDHPILPGFVLDLRTVW, from the coding sequence ATGGTTGCTGTTGCCCATCAGATTGAACCCCTAGCGTTCGACGACAAAGCTCCTCTCGTTATCCGCCTCCGTCCGGCGATCGAGATGACGGACGATCAGTTCTTCGAGTTCTGCCAGCTCAATGCGGACTTACGGATCGAACGCACCGCTCACGGGGAGATTGAAATTATGCCACCAACAGGCTGGAAAACCGGCGGACGCAATGCGGATATCGTAATTCAATTGGGCATCTGGGCAAAACAGGATGGGAGAGGAGTGGTCACCGATTCTTCGGGAGGCTTCACTCTTCCCAATAGCGCAGTCCGGGCGCCGGATGCCTCCTGGACGGAACGCTCGCGCGCGGAAGCGCTTCCAGAGGAGCAACAAGAGAAATTCATCCCTCTGTGTCCGGACTTCGTCATCGAGCTACGTTCGCCCAGCGATAGTCTTGGAGTGCTCCAAGCCAAAATGCAGGAATATGTGGAGAACGGGGCGCGATTGGGCTGGTTGATCGACCCCATCCTGCGTCGGGTGTCCGTCTATCGCCCAGGGCTCGCCGTCGAAACCTTCGACCACCCGGAGACTCTCTCGGACCACCCCATTCTTCCCGGCTTCGTCCTCGACCTTCGCACCGTCTGGTAG
- a CDS encoding Zn-ribbon domain-containing OB-fold protein, which yields MAEEKKYKKPLPRIDEENKPFWEACARHELYVQKCRSCGKLFYYARGFCPEDLSSDLEWVKCSGKGTVYTFTVTRQNQSAGFRDSLPYVMAYVELEEGVRMLTNIVGCKPDEVKIGMPVEVTFEDATPEISIPLFQPTAK from the coding sequence ATGGCTGAAGAAAAGAAATACAAAAAACCTCTCCCGCGGATCGACGAAGAAAACAAACCCTTCTGGGAAGCCTGCGCTCGGCATGAGCTGTACGTGCAAAAGTGCCGCAGTTGCGGCAAGCTGTTTTACTATGCCCGTGGTTTTTGTCCGGAAGATCTCTCGTCGGATCTGGAATGGGTCAAATGCAGTGGCAAGGGAACGGTCTACACCTTCACTGTTACCCGTCAGAACCAGAGCGCGGGGTTCCGCGATAGCCTGCCGTACGTCATGGCCTACGTCGAACTCGAAGAAGGCGTGCGCATGCTCACCAACATCGTGGGTTGCAAACCGGACGAGGTGAAAATTGGCATGCCCGTCGAAGTTACCTTCGAAGACGCCACGCCAGAGATTTCCATTCCGCTGTTCCAACCAACAGCAAAATAG
- a CDS encoding flippase-like domain-containing protein, producing the protein MTQPRQDSTPQRRVELHLFALIVGLALLALLVWNVGFGDVLVHLRAIGWNAPLILAPYLGIAWCDAKGWAYAIPPTSPARHAPTWRISLARLAGEAINNLTPTANIGGEPVKAYLLRSHGLSTDAGLASVVAAKTALTIAQVIFILLGLPLFLYRLGWVREGWWLLIPLLALAYGFAALLVRWQRQGLMSMAVRGMWRLFPRWRRLASWEERAQRIDLHLLHFYNGNRQGFLVSVLYHFFGWVLGALELWFFLYLMGVPVSPLDALIIESMVQPITAAGLVIPGALGVQEAGGVFLCRLLGLDDGVGLTLMTLKRLREAVYNLIGLAVIVRVTGSLMPWKTYSV; encoded by the coding sequence ATGACGCAACCACGCCAGGATTCGACTCCCCAGCGACGGGTGGAGCTGCATCTCTTTGCACTGATCGTGGGCCTCGCGCTGCTCGCGTTGCTGGTCTGGAATGTCGGTTTCGGCGATGTCCTCGTCCATTTGCGCGCGATCGGCTGGAATGCACCGCTCATTTTGGCGCCCTATCTCGGCATCGCTTGGTGCGATGCGAAAGGTTGGGCGTATGCCATTCCACCGACGAGTCCGGCACGTCACGCACCAACCTGGCGGATTTCGCTCGCACGACTCGCCGGAGAAGCCATCAACAACCTGACCCCCACCGCCAATATCGGCGGCGAGCCGGTCAAGGCGTACTTGTTGCGTTCCCACGGTCTGAGCACGGACGCGGGGCTGGCCTCGGTGGTGGCAGCCAAAACCGCGCTTACCATCGCGCAAGTCATCTTTATCCTCCTGGGGCTTCCGCTCTTTCTGTACCGCCTCGGCTGGGTGCGCGAAGGTTGGTGGCTGCTCATTCCCCTGCTCGCACTCGCGTACGGGTTCGCGGCTTTGTTGGTGCGTTGGCAACGACAGGGGCTCATGAGCATGGCCGTTCGAGGAATGTGGCGTCTGTTTCCCCGCTGGCGCCGTCTCGCTTCTTGGGAAGAACGCGCCCAACGGATCGATCTGCATCTCTTGCATTTCTATAACGGGAATCGGCAAGGCTTTCTCGTATCCGTCCTGTATCACTTTTTCGGCTGGGTGCTGGGTGCGCTCGAGCTTTGGTTCTTTCTCTACCTCATGGGCGTTCCGGTATCGCCGCTTGACGCTTTGATTATCGAATCCATGGTGCAGCCGATCACTGCCGCCGGGCTGGTCATTCCGGGCGCACTCGGGGTGCAAGAGGCGGGCGGGGTATTTTTGTGTCGTTTGCTTGGCCTCGATGATGGCGTAGGGCTAACACTCATGACGCTCAAACGTCTACGAGAGGCGGTGTACAACCTGATCGGACTCGCCGTCATCGTCCGTGTCACCGGGTCGTTGATGCCGTGGAAAACTTATTCCGTGTAG